Proteins co-encoded in one Gracilimonas sp. genomic window:
- a CDS encoding RNA polymerase sigma-70 factor — MDLSVIHLLLILSASLDGESNESRIYLKIKNGDQQAFRKFFDAHHDELYRYLYSKGVAKEAAEDLIQKAFVYIWENRASIEEHKSLRAYLFRIAYTRMLNLFRDNEKFDQNKEIRELDYPDSGSQPDQNIYQRELNKTIEKAISAMPEKRQNVFRLCFMQEFTYKEAAEFLDVSVKTVENHMGLALKDLRSTLSKAAKDYL; from the coding sequence ATGGATCTTTCTGTCATTCACTTACTGCTGATTCTAAGTGCTTCACTCGATGGGGAGTCTAACGAAAGCCGGATATATTTAAAAATAAAAAACGGCGATCAACAAGCATTCCGAAAGTTTTTTGATGCCCATCACGATGAATTATACAGATATCTATATTCTAAAGGTGTAGCAAAAGAAGCGGCCGAAGACCTGATCCAGAAAGCCTTTGTTTATATTTGGGAGAACCGGGCTTCAATCGAAGAGCATAAGTCGTTACGGGCCTATCTTTTCCGCATTGCCTACACGCGGATGCTCAACCTTTTTCGGGATAATGAAAAATTCGATCAAAACAAGGAAATCCGGGAGTTGGATTACCCTGATTCCGGCTCTCAACCCGATCAGAATATCTATCAAAGAGAATTAAACAAAACCATTGAAAAGGCGATATCAGCGATGCCTGAAAAGCGACAAAACGTTTTCCGGCTCTGTTTCATGCAGGAATTCACCTATAAAGAAGCCGCTGAGTTCCTGGATGTATCGGTCAAAACCGTGGAAAATCATATGGGACTTGCCCTGAAAGATCTCCGTTCAACCCTGTCAAAAGCAGCCAAAGATTATTTGTAA
- a CDS encoding FecR domain-containing protein: MADNQNISPDDQDRQLARIIGEALPDLAVLENTSNPLLSQLFAYKSSASQPVEPISSEAVWDSIQSEINESSGSARILHFSPTIRRYAVAAAVVMVALVGSFFYQQLTAPTLVGESFATAETLTLPDGSAVTLRPYSALFAVDVSNESAKYKLTGEAYFEVSHDPSRTFSVRTDQSEVRVLGTKFILSDWGSTSTVYLQEGRIQYTALNSRQSVQLEPGQTSSISETTATPQVTTTEETPFTDWLNNELVFQNKPVQSVFNELDQHFNITIQAQPDILQENLSGSIPLDNLESVLKDLELVLGGNFSETGQNSYVFKPNS, encoded by the coding sequence ATGGCAGACAATCAAAACATATCGCCCGATGATCAGGACCGTCAACTGGCTCGAATTATTGGAGAGGCATTGCCTGATTTAGCGGTTTTGGAGAATACTTCAAACCCTTTGCTTTCCCAGTTGTTTGCCTACAAAAGTTCGGCAAGCCAACCGGTTGAACCGATAAGCTCAGAAGCTGTGTGGGATTCAATTCAATCCGAGATAAATGAATCCTCGGGTTCTGCCCGCATTTTACATTTCTCCCCGACAATCCGGAGATATGCTGTCGCAGCAGCTGTGGTGATGGTTGCCTTAGTAGGAAGCTTCTTCTATCAACAACTGACGGCACCAACCCTGGTTGGGGAAAGTTTTGCTACAGCAGAAACCTTGACCTTACCGGACGGTTCTGCCGTCACTCTTCGCCCCTACTCTGCCTTATTCGCCGTGGATGTTTCTAATGAGTCAGCCAAATACAAACTGACGGGAGAAGCGTATTTTGAGGTATCCCACGATCCTTCCCGAACATTTTCGGTTCGTACCGACCAGTCCGAAGTGCGTGTATTGGGAACCAAGTTCATACTCAGTGACTGGGGTAGCACTTCCACGGTATACCTGCAGGAAGGCCGAATTCAATACACAGCACTTAACAGCCGACAATCGGTTCAACTGGAACCGGGACAAACTTCTTCCATCAGTGAAACCACGGCCACTCCGCAAGTAACCACTACAGAAGAAACTCCCTTTACTGACTGGCTGAATAATGAACTCGTATTTCAAAACAAACCGGTTCAATCGGTATTTAATGAACTGGATCAGCATTTCAACATCACCATTCAGGCGCAACCTGACATTCTTCAGGAAAATCTGAGTGGCTCTATTCCTCTCGACAATCTTGAATCCGTACTCAAAGATCTTGAGTTGGTTCTCGGCGGTAATTTCTCAGAAACCGGGCAAAATTCATACGTTTTCAAACCGAATTCCTAA
- a CDS encoding TonB-dependent receptor, with amino-acid sequence MRDQWRVLLFGMIVCLGLTRQAYAQYDFEQSSVLEIIREIEDNEVYRFLYRESQLTGISLSFSATSATIIDSLRTHLYNVNIAIEADTSRKQIILYKQTTSSSQKLSVTGQVVDARTGERLPFATIFYDINGRKQGVAANASGVFNIKETYSGRSVTLHCSFLGYENGRIKLSMDEQTAFRDLTFRLQPVALQSNDIIVTGFTYPAGSDSIYRNFVNAGILNPLGENNTTKALQALPAVTNGTALNNGINVRGSSADATHILLDGITIYNQSHLFGLLDSFNPNALQTSGFFYDVTPAQFQSSPGGTINMLTKTGSLNDFSASAGLSNTAFNATLQGPVSSGKSSWLLSARTSYMNSLNWFRNDDLIAYGLNIDRPNSLAGDDVTDIDSRLVFPGSYDASFFDLHGKMYVEFGNGSRLIAGAYYGADDVSQDAERLVRRFNPNAPSQRFSLEEVHTLNKWGNFSSSLAYKSPVSERIYSSSLAAVSIYNSEFSKDDFVYNRIQENGANIQVFTYPLQNQSVFNEIKLDQTFDLVLPNTQWTVGASYQYFLGEYFEESFDRPGFFTTFESGLADLYAQLDFTSLDVMNVHFGSRLHYYTNGDYLYYSPRLKLKFLNERAISLGLGYSRNYQFTHRLSFYNISSPDVWIISTKEQPPTTSDYFTAGLYFRFLDNTLFQVEGYHKSLINARLFDINAQTLTNSFNAPPWFYGNDGTAKGLELLLKNRFQKLTLTHSYALSESTFRNPDIFDGEEFYTEWDRTHSFHSAVEYRIIPNLKTFLRLTLASGTPNRLHFLQIEEQERLGNYRRVDAGFEYKAELDGVVMEIGASVFNLFDHQSTWYRELDLVIDTSVPPSQRRLSSQAVNVYDLGIQPSFNMMVRF; translated from the coding sequence ATGAGAGACCAATGGCGTGTTTTATTATTTGGTATGATCGTTTGTCTCGGCTTAACCCGGCAGGCATACGCTCAGTACGACTTTGAGCAGTCTTCGGTTCTCGAAATCATCCGCGAAATTGAAGACAACGAAGTATACCGGTTTCTATACCGGGAATCGCAACTCACCGGCATCAGCTTAAGCTTTTCGGCTACCTCTGCCACTATTATTGATTCACTGCGAACCCATTTATATAACGTTAATATTGCCATAGAAGCTGATACTTCCAGAAAGCAGATTATTCTCTACAAGCAGACCACATCTTCTTCCCAAAAGTTATCCGTTACAGGTCAGGTTGTGGATGCCAGAACCGGTGAACGACTTCCCTTTGCTACTATATTCTACGACATAAACGGGCGAAAGCAAGGAGTGGCAGCCAATGCATCGGGGGTATTCAACATTAAAGAGACCTACTCAGGAAGATCGGTTACTTTACATTGCTCCTTCCTTGGTTATGAAAACGGTCGCATAAAGCTTAGCATGGATGAGCAAACTGCTTTCAGGGATCTCACCTTTCGCCTGCAACCGGTTGCTCTGCAATCAAATGATATCATCGTAACCGGATTTACCTATCCGGCCGGTTCCGATAGCATCTATCGTAATTTTGTAAATGCCGGGATACTCAATCCTTTAGGTGAAAACAATACCACCAAAGCCTTGCAGGCACTGCCGGCCGTAACCAATGGAACGGCTTTGAATAACGGAATTAACGTGCGTGGCAGCTCCGCTGATGCCACTCATATTCTGCTGGATGGTATTACCATTTATAATCAAAGTCACCTGTTTGGGCTTCTGGACAGCTTTAATCCCAATGCCCTGCAAACCTCCGGTTTCTTCTATGATGTGACCCCGGCCCAGTTTCAATCCTCTCCCGGCGGCACTATCAACATGTTGACTAAGACCGGCTCATTGAATGATTTTAGTGCTTCTGCCGGACTTAGTAACACGGCCTTCAATGCAACATTGCAGGGGCCTGTTTCTTCAGGTAAAAGCAGCTGGCTGCTTTCCGCTCGTACTTCCTACATGAATTCCCTAAACTGGTTCCGCAATGATGACCTGATTGCCTACGGACTAAATATCGATCGACCCAACAGCCTTGCCGGCGATGATGTAACGGACATTGACTCTCGACTGGTTTTTCCGGGCAGTTACGATGCTTCATTCTTCGACCTGCATGGAAAGATGTATGTTGAATTCGGAAACGGAAGCCGGCTAATTGCCGGAGCCTATTATGGTGCCGATGATGTCTCTCAGGATGCAGAGCGGCTGGTGAGAAGGTTCAACCCAAATGCTCCATCCCAGCGCTTTAGTTTGGAAGAAGTACACACGCTAAATAAGTGGGGAAATTTCAGTTCCAGTTTAGCCTATAAATCGCCGGTTTCTGAACGGATCTACAGCAGCTCTTTAGCAGCGGTTAGCATATACAATTCCGAATTCAGTAAAGATGACTTTGTTTATAACCGGATTCAGGAAAACGGTGCCAACATACAGGTTTTCACTTATCCGCTTCAAAACCAAAGCGTGTTCAATGAAATTAAGCTGGATCAGACATTTGATCTGGTGCTGCCAAATACCCAATGGACTGTGGGGGCTTCCTACCAATATTTCCTGGGGGAATATTTCGAAGAATCCTTCGACCGGCCGGGATTTTTCACCACCTTTGAGTCGGGCTTAGCCGACCTATACGCCCAGCTTGATTTTACCTCACTGGATGTAATGAATGTACATTTCGGATCTCGACTGCACTACTACACCAATGGAGATTATCTATACTACTCGCCTCGGTTAAAGCTCAAGTTCTTAAACGAACGAGCCATCTCCCTTGGTCTTGGATACAGTCGAAATTACCAGTTTACCCATCGGCTCTCATTCTATAATATCAGCAGTCCCGACGTATGGATTATCAGTACGAAGGAACAGCCACCCACTACTTCCGATTACTTCACAGCCGGCCTGTATTTCCGGTTTCTTGATAACACCCTTTTCCAGGTGGAGGGATATCATAAATCTCTCATAAACGCCCGATTATTCGACATCAATGCCCAAACCCTTACCAATAGTTTTAATGCGCCTCCCTGGTTTTACGGGAATGATGGAACTGCAAAAGGACTGGAGCTTTTACTTAAAAACCGGTTTCAGAAGCTAACGCTTACTCATTCATATGCTCTTTCTGAATCCACCTTCCGGAATCCGGATATATTTGATGGAGAGGAGTTTTATACCGAATGGGACCGCACACACAGCTTCCATTCTGCCGTTGAGTACAGGATTATCCCAAACTTGAAGACGTTCCTGCGCCTCACACTTGCTTCCGGCACCCCAAATCGCCTTCACTTTCTGCAGATTGAAGAACAGGAGCGACTGGGAAATTATCGAAGAGTGGATGCAGGATTTGAGTATAAAGCAGAATTAGACGGAGTAGTGATGGAAATCGGGGCGTCTGTATTTAACTTGTTTGATCATCAAAGTACCTGGTATCGAGAATTGGATCTGGTAATTGACACCTCGGTTCCTCCTTCTCAACGCCGCCTCAGCTCCCAGGCCGTGAATGTCTATGATTTAGGAATTCAGCCCTCTTTTAATATGATGGTCAGGTTTTAA